One Actinomycetospora corticicola genomic window, GGCTCGAACCCCGCCGACACGATGCCGCCCGCGATGCGCTGGTTCGCCGCCGGCCGGGAGCGCGGGGCCCGGCACATCGTCGTCGACCCCCGGTACACCGCCACCGCCGCCGCCTCCGACGTCCACCTGCAGCCCGTGCCCGGCACCGACCTCGCGCTGGCCAACGGCCTATTGCACCTCGCGATCAAGCTGCGACTCATCGACACCGCCTACGTCGCGGACCGGACGACGGGGTGGGACGCGGTCCGGCGCGCCGCCCGCCAGTACTGGCCCGACCGGGTCGAGCGCATCACCGGGGTGCCGGTCCGGGTCATGGAGCGCACGGTGCGCCTGCTCGCGGAGTCGCGGGCCACGATGATCCTCTCCGCGCGCGGCGCCGAGCAGCACGCGAAGGGCTCGGACACCGCCCTCGCGTGGATCAACCTCGCGCTCGCCCTCGGCCTGCCCGGCCGGCCGTACTCGGGCTGGGCGACGGTCACCGGGCAGGGCAACGGACAGGGCGGCCGGGAGCACGGCCAGAAGGCCGACCAGTTGCCCGGCTACCGGATGCTCGCCGACCCGGCGGCCCGCGCGCACGTGGCGGGCGTCTGGGGCGTCGACCCCGACGAGCTGCCGCAACCCGGACTCTCGGCCTACGAGATGCTCGACCGGCTCGGGACCGACGGCGGCGTGCGGGCGCTGATGGTCATGGCGTCGAACGTCGTGGTGAGCGCCCCGCGGGCCGAGCACGTGCGCGAGCGGCTGCGGTCGCTGGACTTCCTCGTGGTCTCCGACATGTTCCTCTCCGAGACCGCCGAGCTCGCCGACGTCGTCCTGCCCTGCGCCCAGTGGGCCGAGGAGGAGGGCACGATGACCAACCTCGAGGGCCGGGTCCTGCGCCGACGGCGGGCGGTGCCGATGCCCGAGGGCGTGCGCTCGGACCTCGAGGTCCTCCACGAGCTCGCGGTGCGGCTCGGGCGCGGCGAGCACTTCTCCGCCGACCCGGAGACGGTGTTCGAGGAGCTGGGGCGGGCCTCGGCCGGCGGGAAGGCCGACTACGCCGGCATCTCCTACGCCCGCATCGAGGCCGAGCGGGGCGTCTTCTGGCCCTGCCCCACCCCGGAGCACGAGGGCACCCCGCGCCTGTTCCGGGAGCGGTTCCCGACCCCGGACGGCCGGGCCCGGTTCCACGTGGTCCACCACCGGGCCGCCGCCGAGAGCCCCGACGACGAGTACCCCTACCGGCTGACGACGGGGCGGTCCCGCCCCCACTACCAGTCCGGCACGCAGACCCGGCGGACGAAGGCCCTGCTCGACGCCGAGCCCGGCCCCGCCGTCGAGATCCACCCCGACCTCGCCGCCCGCCTCGGGCTCGCCGACGGCGCCGACGTCCGCCTGCGGACCCGGCGCGGCAGCGCGCGGATGCGGGTGCGCCTGACCAGCGGGATCCGGACCGACACCGTGTTCGCCCCGTTCCACTGGGGCGACGACCAGACCGTCAACGCGCTGACCAACCCGGCGCTCGACCCGGCATCGCGGATGCCGGAGTTCAAGGTCTGCGCCGTCGCCCTCGACGTCACCACCGGAGAGGACCCCGGCTCATGATGACGACGCCGCGCTTCCTGCAGGGCGCCTTCGCCTTCGAGGGGCAGGGGCTGGACAAGCCGACCCTGCTGCACCCCTCCCTGACCTACA contains:
- a CDS encoding molybdopterin-dependent oxidoreductase, with the translated sequence MTATHCPYCSLQCGMTLTPRPETDGGGYEVTGTNFPTNRGGLCEKGLSSAELLAHPDRLTTPLVRDHRDEPFRAATWDEALARVVDGLTVAQERYGRDAAGLFGGGGLTNEKAYQAGKFVRVALRSAAIDYNGRFCMSSAAAASNKAFGIDRGLPFPLSDIARADTVLLVGSNPADTMPPAMRWFAAGRERGARHIVVDPRYTATAAASDVHLQPVPGTDLALANGLLHLAIKLRLIDTAYVADRTTGWDAVRRAARQYWPDRVERITGVPVRVMERTVRLLAESRATMILSARGAEQHAKGSDTALAWINLALALGLPGRPYSGWATVTGQGNGQGGREHGQKADQLPGYRMLADPAARAHVAGVWGVDPDELPQPGLSAYEMLDRLGTDGGVRALMVMASNVVVSAPRAEHVRERLRSLDFLVVSDMFLSETAELADVVLPCAQWAEEEGTMTNLEGRVLRRRRAVPMPEGVRSDLEVLHELAVRLGRGEHFSADPETVFEELGRASAGGKADYAGISYARIEAERGVFWPCPTPEHEGTPRLFRERFPTPDGRARFHVVHHRAAAESPDDEYPYRLTTGRSRPHYQSGTQTRRTKALLDAEPGPAVEIHPDLAARLGLADGADVRLRTRRGSARMRVRLTSGIRTDTVFAPFHWGDDQTVNALTNPALDPASRMPEFKVCAVALDVTTGEDPGS